In Arachis hypogaea cultivar Tifrunner chromosome 17, arahy.Tifrunner.gnm2.J5K5, whole genome shotgun sequence, a single window of DNA contains:
- the LOC112764600 gene encoding SWI/SNF complex subunit SWI3B, with protein MATNSPATAPPPPKPGDPPSSSTETTPPPPKQPPQPSPSPAKPEAPLSDSKPSTEATLVLVPSHSRWFSLHSIHQCEVRHLPEFFDSPSSSSKNPRVYKYYRNSIVKYFRYNPSRKITFTDVRKTLVGDVGSIRRVFDFLEAWGLINYLPSSSMNKPLKWDDKESKSESGSNTAEPPPPVRENTKRICSGCKAVCTIACFACDKYDLTLCARCYVRGNYRVGVSSSDFRRVEISEETKTDWSEKETLNLLEAVTHYGDDWKRVSQHVGGRTEKDCVAHFIKLPFGDQFLRYRDGGATDDTANQLRQNAAVAECDSEAGGAAEHSKRMRLTPLADASNPIMAQAAFLSALAGSEVAYSAAQAAVATLSEAYKTTKNHRSFPRNTSLQEAGIASNGGTSSDSSQASRFHANILLEKEELDVEKAISEIIEVQMKNIQDKLLRFENSDLMIEKECQQLEQMKNLLFLDQLSLLFQKQSAPKSGERTKAMV; from the exons ATGGCCACCAACTCTCCCGCCACAGCTCCGCCTCCACCCAAACCGGGTGACCCTCCTTCTTCTTCCACCGAAACCACACCGCCCCCTCCCAAGCAACCACCACAGCCCTCACCTTCTCCGGCGAAGCCCGAAGCCCCATTGTCTGACTCAAAACCCTCCACAGAAGCCACCCTCGTGCTGGTCCCCAGTCACTCGAGATGGTTCTCCTTACATTCCATTCACCAATGCGAGGTCCGCCACCTCCCCGAGTTCTTTGACTCCCCCTCTTCCTCCTCCAAGAACCCTAGGGTTTACAAGTACTACAGGAACTCCATAGTCAAGTACTTCCGTTACAACCCTTCCCGAAAAATCACCTTCACCGACGTCAGGAAAACCCTCGTCGGTGACGTCGGTTCCATCCGCAGAGTCTTCGATTTCCTCGAAGCATGGGGATTGATCAATTACCTTCCGTCTTCGTCCATGAACAAGCCCTTGAAGTGGGACGACAAAGAGTCCAAATCCGAATCTGGATCCAACACTGCCGAACCCCCACCACCTGTTCGAGAAAACACCAAGAGAATCTGCAGCGGATGCAAAGCCGTTTGCACCATTGCTTGCTTTGCTTGTGATAAG TATGATTTGACTCTGTGTGCGAGATGCTATGTTCGTGGGAATTATAGAGTGGGTGTGAGTTCTTCGGATTTTAGGCGAGTTGAGATAAGTGAAGAGACTAAGACGGATTGGAGTGAGAAGGAGACTCTGAATCTTCTGGAAGCCGTTACGCATTATGGTGATGACTGGAAGAGAGTTTCCCAGCATGTTGGTGGCAGGACAGAGAAGGACTGCGTTGCTCATTTCATCAAGCTTCCTTTTGGGGACCAGTTCCTGCGTTATCGAGATGGCGGTGCGACTGACGACACTGCAAATCAGCTGAGGCAGAATGCTGCTGTAGCCGAATGCGATTCAGAAGCTGGTGGTGCAGCCGAGCATAGTAAAAGAATGCGACTCACCCCTCTTGCCGATGCAAGCAACCCTATTATGGCTCAG GCTGCTTTTCTGTCAGCTCTGGCTGGATCAGAGGTTGCATATTCTGCTGCACAAGCTGCAGTGGCAACTCTCTCGGAGGCTTACAAAACAACTAAAAATCATCGATCATTCCCAAGAAACACATCACTACAAG AAGCTGGTATTGCATCTAATGGTGGTACCTCTTCAGATTCATCACAAGCATCTCGATTTCATGCAAATATACTGCTCGAAAAAGAAGAGTTAGATGTGGAAAAGGCAATTTCtgagattattgaagttcag ATGAAAAATATCCAAGACAAGCTTCTTCGTTTTGAGAATTCAGACTTGATGATAGAGAAAGAATGCCAGCAGTTGGAGCAAATGAAGAACTTGCTTTTCCTTGATCAGCTTTCTCTTTTATTTCAAAAGCAATCTGCACCAAAATCTGGAGAACGCACAAAGGCAATGGTGTAA
- the LOC112764601 gene encoding psbP domain-containing protein 3, chloroplastic isoform X1 encodes MASVSWFCCLQMRPTPCHSTTPFAAPITTLHQQHHNPSSLSSTGEEGSSHGVHRRQLLVHTAAAAALLAPAALVPNASALNDVSTEEDVRIYTDDVNRFKIAIPPDWQVGTGEPDGFKSITAFYPQEASNSNVSVAITGVGPDFTKMESFGKVEEFAETLIGGLDRSWQRPPGVAAKLIDCKSSKGFYYIEYSLQNPGESRRTLYSAIGMASNGWYNRLYTVTGQFVEEETDKYASKVKKAVASFRFI; translated from the exons ATGGCTTCCGTTTCGTGGTTCTGTTGTCTTCAAATGCGACCTACGCCATGCCACTCCACCACACCCTTCGCCGCACCCATAACAACACTTCACCAACAACACCACAACCCATCTTCACT TTCTTCTACcggagaggaaggatcatcacatGGTGTTCATAGAAGACAGCTACTTGTTCACACGGCAGCCGCAGCTGCATTATTAGCACCCGCAGCACTTGTTCCAAATGCATCAGCACTCAATG ATGTGTCTACTGAGGAGGATGTTCGTATTTACACTGATGATGTCAACAGGTTCAAGATAGCTATACCCCCAg ATTGGCAAGTAGGAACAGGAGAGCCCGATGGGTTTAAATCGATTACCGCTTTCTACCCGCAAGAGGCTTCCAATTCCAATG TGAGCGTTGCCATCACAGGGGTGGGTCCGGATTTTACTAAGATGGAATCGTTTGGTAAAGTGGAAGAATTTGCCGAGACCCtg ATTGGTGGATTGGACAGAAGCTGGCAAAGACCACCGGGTGTGGCTGCCAAACTCATAGATTGTAAATCATCCAAGG GGTTTTATTACATAGAGTATTCGCTGCAAAATCCGGGTGAGAGTCGCAGAACCTTATATTCTGCTATTGGAATGGCATCAAATGGTTGGTATAACAGACTCTACACGGTGACAGGACAG TTTGTAGAAGAGGAAACTGACAAGTATGCTTCCAAAGTGAAAAAG GCTGTTGCATCATTTAGGTTCATATGA
- the LOC112764601 gene encoding psbP domain-containing protein 3, chloroplastic isoform X2, translating to MASVSWFCCLQMRPTPCHSTTPFAAPITTLHQQHHNPSSLSSTGEEGSSHGVHRRQLLVHTAAAAALLAPAALVPNASALNDWQVGTGEPDGFKSITAFYPQEASNSNVSVAITGVGPDFTKMESFGKVEEFAETLIGGLDRSWQRPPGVAAKLIDCKSSKGFYYIEYSLQNPGESRRTLYSAIGMASNGWYNRLYTVTGQFVEEETDKYASKVKKAVASFRFI from the exons ATGGCTTCCGTTTCGTGGTTCTGTTGTCTTCAAATGCGACCTACGCCATGCCACTCCACCACACCCTTCGCCGCACCCATAACAACACTTCACCAACAACACCACAACCCATCTTCACT TTCTTCTACcggagaggaaggatcatcacatGGTGTTCATAGAAGACAGCTACTTGTTCACACGGCAGCCGCAGCTGCATTATTAGCACCCGCAGCACTTGTTCCAAATGCATCAGCACTCAATG ATTGGCAAGTAGGAACAGGAGAGCCCGATGGGTTTAAATCGATTACCGCTTTCTACCCGCAAGAGGCTTCCAATTCCAATG TGAGCGTTGCCATCACAGGGGTGGGTCCGGATTTTACTAAGATGGAATCGTTTGGTAAAGTGGAAGAATTTGCCGAGACCCtg ATTGGTGGATTGGACAGAAGCTGGCAAAGACCACCGGGTGTGGCTGCCAAACTCATAGATTGTAAATCATCCAAGG GGTTTTATTACATAGAGTATTCGCTGCAAAATCCGGGTGAGAGTCGCAGAACCTTATATTCTGCTATTGGAATGGCATCAAATGGTTGGTATAACAGACTCTACACGGTGACAGGACAG TTTGTAGAAGAGGAAACTGACAAGTATGCTTCCAAAGTGAAAAAG GCTGTTGCATCATTTAGGTTCATATGA